From candidate division KSB1 bacterium, a single genomic window includes:
- a CDS encoding peptidase dimerization domain-containing protein: protein GTLKLFGTPAEETVVGKVYMVKAGVFDGLDAVIDWHPSDENKVKNQPGRAMNNFEVEFFGQAAHGSADPWNGRSALDAVELMNYGVNMMREHVKPTARIHYVIPNAGEAPNVVPEYAKVWYYVRDINREEVQKYYNRILNIAKGAALATETTYKVNLITGVHEYLLNRPLQEAMQKNLDWVGAPEFTEEDQKFARTLQRNVGKEEKGFSNKIEPLEDQPGAPEGGSTDVAEVSWLVPTAGFRIATAAQDVPWHSWATTACHGTEAGRKGAQVAAKVIAATGADLFTNSDLLKEAKEFLEKATEGKPYVSPLDEGDLTTAK, encoded by the coding sequence GGAACGCTCAAACTCTTTGGAACGCCCGCTGAAGAGACGGTGGTCGGAAAAGTTTATATGGTGAAAGCCGGGGTTTTCGACGGCCTGGATGCGGTCATCGATTGGCATCCCTCCGATGAAAATAAAGTAAAAAACCAGCCGGGCCGGGCCATGAACAATTTTGAAGTTGAATTCTTCGGGCAAGCGGCTCATGGATCCGCGGATCCCTGGAATGGCCGCAGCGCCCTCGATGCTGTCGAGCTCATGAACTACGGCGTCAACATGATGCGCGAGCATGTCAAACCGACGGCCCGAATTCACTACGTGATTCCCAATGCCGGTGAAGCGCCCAACGTGGTACCGGAATACGCCAAGGTCTGGTACTACGTTCGTGACATCAACCGGGAAGAAGTGCAAAAGTACTACAATCGTATTTTGAATATCGCTAAAGGTGCCGCATTAGCGACTGAGACCACATACAAAGTTAATTTAATAACCGGCGTTCATGAATATCTTCTAAATCGGCCGCTTCAGGAAGCGATGCAGAAAAATCTTGATTGGGTCGGTGCCCCTGAATTTACAGAAGAGGACCAGAAATTCGCCCGCACACTGCAGCGAAATGTCGGTAAAGAGGAGAAGGGCTTTAGTAATAAAATCGAACCTTTGGAGGATCAACCCGGTGCACCGGAAGGCGGTTCAACCGATGTCGCTGAAGTGAGCTGGCTGGTGCCAACTGCAGGGTTCCGTATTGCCACGGCAGCACAGGATGTTCCCTGGCACAGTTGGGCAACCACCGCCTGTCATGGCACCGAAGCCGGTCGGAAAGGGGCGCAGGTTGCGGCAAAAGTCATTGCTGCTACAGGCGCAGATCTTTTTACAAACAGTGATTTGCTTAAAGAAGCTAAGGAGTTTTTGGAGAAAGCGACAGAGGGAAAGCCGTATGTTTCGCCTTTGGATGAAGGGGATTTGACCACGGCTAAGTAA